The Lathyrus oleraceus cultivar Zhongwan6 chromosome 5, CAAS_Psat_ZW6_1.0, whole genome shotgun sequence genome includes the window ccaaccaccatcaaccaacttgctaacttccaattctatTGACTCTCTTgactcatggtagatcatatatgtataagatgatgaaatttgaagtgtattttgataattttgatcaaatggtgagatagcttgttggagaagttactcaagatacctagttaaactagggtttccaaggcaaatcaccctcaaactcttgaagcaaacttgatcaatataacatgtaggaatcaacaggactcatatatgatacttataaacattcttgaatcaattgttggttgttctctttgttcatgagggtctcaaaaccctagatgtgatcaatgaatcaatgagatcatgcccttcctacaaaaagagttagatagatgcaaagacatatttttggtattttggttagtaaaatgataatatacaagtatgatataatcacaaagtgcttggtgatctctcccaaaataaacccaatgaaggaggggtaaggaggatgccaagatacgatccaaatgctaatgcttatgatggaaatgcatgagggatcttagggtcaaaattggggtcttacaacagGTACAGGTAAGCAGAAATTCAGAAAATAGAgaacacaaaaaaaaacatagCAAAAAACATAAGGAAAGCAACAAGAGAAGCCTAAGTGtctaagggttcggaggcggaggcattctctaGAGCAGCTGAGTCATCAGGTTCTGAATATTGTTGTTAACAGAGTCCTAGTGATCCAATATTGCTCGCACTATCTGTTTCTCCTTCTGCAGTTCTTCCAAAGTCTTTAGGACTAGAGGAGCGAAGCTAGAGTTTGATTGTTCCCCCTGAGCCAGAGCATCAGTGCTAGACTTTGCAGCTTCTTCCGCAGCTATGCGTGCTACCTCTTCAGCGTCagcttttgcttttgcttttgcttcagcagcagccttcTCTACAACTTCTCTAACCTGTTGCTCTTCTTCCAGACAAGCTTTCTCTTCTGCTTCTCTTCTGGCATTTTCCTCTGCCTCTCTGACCAGTCGTGCCTGCAGTCTTTCTCCAACGTCTTTGATAAAGTTGTTGTGGACTTATTCAAagaggcctttcagtttgaaagcctcagaggtcatccatcTGATCACTTTGTTCCAGTGAATCCTTACTGCAGAGGGATCGTCACTGATACCAGAGTTTTCAGATAGAGATCTGATCTTCTCCATTAAAGACTCATCAAATAAAGAGATTGATTCTTCTAGGGTGGGGAAGGTATTTTCTGGTTCAGAGTTGGGGGATGGAGATTCTAGTGGGGTTTGGATAGTGTCAGTTGGAGGTTGAGAGGTAGGGAAAATAAGGTGTTCAGAGGGTGGTGTGAAGGGAGTTTCAGAGGGTGGTGTTGTGGGTTGTTCAGGTGGTGGATATTGTGGTTGTTCAGATGGTGATGGAGTTGGTTGTTCAGGTGGTGGAGTGTTGGCTTCTGGTTCAGGTTATTATTGTGCGGCAAGAGGACGAACCTAAAGCTGAGCTAGAGTGGGGGATTGAGGGTCAAAGGGTTCTGAGTCAGATGATAGGATGTAGTAGGGTGGAGATGAAGGTGTTGAAGAGATTGGTGAGATAGGTTCGTTAAGCATTTCAGCTTCAGAAACTGGTAAGGTTGTGGTGGAGAGGTTAAAATTTTAAAATGGAGGTGATGGTGGATTAGAGGTGGGAGTGTCAGATGGTTTGGTGGTAGAGAGAGAGGGTTTCGAGTGAGTGTAGATGGGTGTGGTTTGGGGAAGAGAAAAATAAATTTACTTTAAACTGACAGAGCAAGAGTGAGAAGGCGAAGACTTACTTGGGGATTCGATCAGAGGGACCGGAGGTCTTGACATAGAAGTTTCCCCCAACTTTGCTTTCTTGGCCTTCTTTGACTTCTTAGAAGGTTCTCGTTGtctcttcatgaagtttggtggatgctcAGGCAGCCTATCCAAAGAGAACTCTGAGATGTCAACTCTTTAGCTTGCGAGATCCTTCAGATAGTGTGCCACAACCTTTGGAGGATCAAGCTTGGAGAAGAGGTAAAGGCCATTTGgaatcttcctctgatccttgagtgcttcccaggaggtatCTAACGAGGGTTTCACCCTAACTTTCTCAATCACCCACGTGCTCTTCAAATTGAGAgcgttcagaggccttccagtgTCAACAGTGACATCCTCCATTAGACTGTGATGAATCAGGTGATCCACCAGCCCGCTCTTGATCGGAATGTCAGAGCTAAGCCTTCCCATAGGGATATAGGTTttgggcttcatgttgtttctggtgtctttgacagagtctctgaggtatttgaagagcAGTGCTTGCAGATTTAGCTTGAGCCCTTTGTGAAGGCAGTAGAGTATGCATTTTTGATCCatgttgatgtagtcagaagagtttgaggctgggcggtgatgaatggttcccagaatgatcttcagccagactcGGAGGTTCTGGTGAAGTTCTTTGTTTTTTGAGGAGTTGCCTTCAGCGTTCTATTGGAAAATGGTTAGGGCAATTTCCTGGGACATGTACTTTTCCCTAGGGTTGATATTGTAGATCCTTCTTCCccctgtcttctccatgttcagaagggagGCGATGGACTTCTCAGTGATAACAATCTTTACCCCCAGAACATGTGACACTATGTAATGATCATCTGAGTCTGCAAAGTGCCAAAATTATTTTACCAGATAAGTATAGACAAGACCATAGAgcctttggaaatagttttcccacccttgcatttTGAGTTCCTCAGTAAGGTCTGttccatttctcttcatgttcTTGAAATCTACCAAAGATTCACACAAGACCTCAAGCTTTTCAAATGGAGTGGAAACATGGATATGTGGTTCATGATCCAAAATGTGTGGTTCTTTGTAAATGGGGGTAGAGACAACACCGGTTGTAGTAGTTGTTTGTTGAGAAGAAATGGGTAGTTGTTCCGTTgattccatttgctgagagtAGTTATAGATGGATTGTTGCTGGGAATCCATGAGAAGGTTTGATGAAGTAGATAAAGATGATGAGCTTTGATGAACTTTGAGGAGCTTTGAAAAAGAAGAGGGGGTTTGTGTAGGTTGTGAGTGTAAagtgtgaatttttgaattgtGAAAAATATAAATACACATAGAAGGCATGCAAAACGACAGCGTTTGGAGCAATTGAGAGGTTACAAAATTAATGATGACACATTAAATGAGTTAACACGCATAGGAGAGACATGATTACAGCTAATGATAGAAGTCTAATCCCCAAAACAacacactgctcgaggagatctcaatggtttgtctcttgatttctgctagacaactgtctagaagatccaaggtcagacgcaagataACTCACGTGTTGATCTATatgatcttcaggaataccaagggattggaTCTTGAGGATTTCTAATTCAGATGACtcctaactggtagaagtatcagagtcagatccaGATACCATATGTTATTTCAGAgccttatttttctattttaaagAAGCACATTTGATTTATTCCGGGCAATTTTCAATTTTCAGGTGTTTCAGAATAAATGATAATCTATCTTCAGCGAGGGGTTTTGTGaaaatatcagcccattgatggtctgtatctataaattttaaagatattacccctttctgaacatagtctctgataaaatgatgttttatttctatgtgcttagctctaGAGTGCAAGATAGagttcttacttaaacatatggcagcagtattatcataGAAGATATGAACCTTACTCTCAAATATCTCAAGGTCTtctagttgatttttcatccagagcatctaAGTAGTGCATAGTCAAActgatatatattctgcttctaCAGTAGACAGAGAGATGGTTGACTGTTTTTTGCTAGCCCAAGATATGATCTTGTTTCCCAAGAACTGACAATTCGCAGATGTGCTTTTGCATTCCATTTTGTCCCCTACATAGTCTACATCACAATAtccagaaagcctatactctgatgttttctcatacatcaggccaaggttaggggttcctttcagataccttaggattcttctaactgctgttaaatgagattccttcagatctgattggaatctggcacaaagacataCACTAAAAAGAATGTCAGGATGGGTAgccgtcagatagagaagagatcatatcataccacgatagagcttctgacaaaccttttgaccTACTTCTTATTTCTCCAtaatgcaggttggatgcattggtgtctttgctggtttgcattctgacatttcaaatttcttcaaaatgtcttttatgtatttactttggTATACATACGTTGCTTTTGAAGCTTGATTcatttgaattcccagaaagaattttagttcttgcatcaaactcattACAAATTTTGCACGCATtagctcagaaaattcttgacacacaaaggggttagctgaaccaaaaattatatcatcaaaGTATATCTAAaatatcatgagatcatttctaatgtttttacagtgtagagtcaacctttcccCTAATGAAGTCATGTTCTAGAAGAAAGTTgcttaatctttcataccaatCTCTATGAGCTTATTTTAGACCATACAatgattttttcagtttaaaaacatgttctggacatttagagttttcaaaacctgggggtttatgaacacacacttcttctgatatataaccattaagaaatgcgctcttgacatccatctgatataatttaATGGAGTGATTTACAGCGAATGATACAAGTAGACAAAtggattctaacctggcgactaGAGAAAAGGTTTCGTtatagtcaatgccttcttgttgactataaccttgtgccaccagtcgtgctttgtttctgactacttctcccttttcgttcaatttgtttctgaatacccatcttgttctaataatatgagttcctttaggcttgGGACAAGATCTCAGACGTCATTCTTtgaaaattgatcaagttcttaTTTCATTGCCAGAACCcagtcattgtcttgaagtgcctcatcacaggaagtaggctcaatcaaagatactaatcccagaggagtttcttcagatactttgaatgtcGACCTTGTTCTGACAAGTTTatccttgtttcccataatcaattcttcagagATGTTTGGGTGATTTGTTGAtcttttctggatagttgagATTTCAGTTGCTTCTGGACTTTGCTTCTTAGCTTCCTCTgatgctttagtcttttcgttagatcctgcaagagttatctccaaatctgcaagtttttcaactagctttgacttttcagagtcaagcttatcatcaaatttGGCATGTATTaattcttccacaattttggtttccgtgttgtatactctatagcctttagagcgttctgagtatcctaacataatacctttttgtgcttttgaatcaaaaTGGTTCAAAAGTTCTTTAGTGTTGAGAATAAAGcatgagcatccaaaaggatggaagtaagaaatgttgggttttcttcccttgcagatttcatagggagtcttctccagaataggtcttacagagattctattctaaatataacacgttgtatttactgcttcagcccaaaagtgcttagccacatttgtttcattaatcatggttctggccatttaTTGGAGTGTtctattcttcctctctacaaccccattttgttgtggagttctagggcaagagaaatcatgggatattccgTTTGAATCAAACAGTTCTTCAGAGAACGTATTTTCGAATTCGCCACCATaatcacttctgactctgatgattttagagtcaaattcgttttgcactttagaacagaagtTAGTGAATACAtagtgagactcactcttgtgctttagaaattttacccatgtccagcgactaaaatcatcaacaatgaccagtccatacttctttccattgattgACGCTGTCTTAACAGGTCTAAAgaggtcaatgtgaagaagttccagaggcttagaggtggaaacaacatttttctttttaaaatatgtttttgaaaattttcctttctgacatgcctcacacagagcatctgaggaaaacttcagcttaggtagacctctgactaactcgagtttatttagctgagagagtCTTATCATGCTAATGTGGCTCAAGCATCTATGCCATATTCATTGCTTTTCGTTTAcaaacattaaacattttacattttgatcttttagataTAAAAGGTTTATTTTGTAAATTTTGTTTTTCCTCTTGCTAGTGTATAGaactgttccattgttctgattaattgctttacatgtttttttattaaagattatatcataaccattatcacttaattggcttattggtaacatgttatgaattaattcttctacataaagaacatcagatatagagggaagagatccattaccaatagttctggagcctctgattcttccattttgatttcctctgaaacctacaAAGCTAGCATCCataagttccaggctttggaacatatgctttcttctCGTCATGTATCACGAGCACCCAGAGTCCgggtaccatgattggtgtcttaactctgctgcataggatatATGCAATATAAACtatcttatcctttggtacccataatcttttgggtcctttgttattagttctcccagagtttcttaagACTTTGGGTTTTCTAGAATTAGTAAAACGTTGTATTTGTGTATGTCTGTAATGATAAGAAAATGGGGATTTAGTTTTGTCATCTGtagaagatttatcttcactagaatcatatcctattcctcttttcttattctgactgacttcataaatcatagaagccattctgcttctttctatcccatttttcagaaacttttgaaaagctttttcatatttatatataatTGTGTTGGAtgtttgtggggcttgagataaatcttcttcaagttttatacattgtttatttgtggattctttttcttttgttaGAGTCAGAATATCATCCTTTAATTCAGAAAttgttatctcaagcttatcacactcttcaatggttccttcaagaaccctttttagtgatttaaatttttgtttaagtttctgatatgagtttagagattcaggaaggcatgattcaaggtcagagcgagaaagatcataaaatacctcttcaggatcagaCTCTCTATCTGATGAGTTTCTAAAAGTGGTAGCCATGAATACCACATTTGtctgttcatcagagtctgattcagATGAATCAGATTCAgtgtcgtcccaggtggccatgagtcccttcttagttttaaaggaatttttcttgaaactttctcttctggagctttctttcttaagctttgggcattcgtttctgtaatgacttgtttctttacattcatagcatgttacctctttgtttgattcgcttctggaagttgattctgagaaatctcccttgggtcttggtcttctaaagttgttattcctttttctccagagttgtttcactcttctggtcaaaagggataaatcttattcatcatcagagtcttcttttttagagtcgtcattgtcttcttcttcagcttggagggCTTCATTCCTTTCTGGTTTACGTCTCTTAGATCTAGATTTAAGGGCTACAAATTTGTTCTTCTTTTggggctcatcttcctcaagttatatctcgtgacttctgaggGAGCTAACGAGTCCTTCtaggcttatgttgttcagataCTTTGGTAATTTCAAcgcagtgaccatgggtctccacttctttggcaagcttctgacaatctttttgacatgatctgcagttgtgtagcctttgtccagaaccttgagtcctgcaattaaagtttgaaatctagaaaacattacctctatatCTTCATtgtcctccatcttgaaggcttcatacttctgaattagagccagagcctttgtctctttgacttgtgaatttccttcgtgagtcatcctcagggagttaagtatttctttagcagtttccctgttggtgataTTTTCATATTCATTATAGGAAATGGCATTAAGGAGTATTGTTCTAGCTTTGTGGTGGTTCTTGAagtcacgcttctgatcatctgtcatcttgTTTCTGGCAATAGCAATACCAGCATCAGATACAAGAGGTATGTAGCCAATAGTAACTATGTCCCATAGatcagcatcataacccagaaaaAAACTTTtgattctgtctttccagtaatcaaatttttctccatcaaagattggaggtttagcattgtaactgtctctttcattggtgttggccatattgtttttctcacgttggatctctctacactgttaagtgtttgattagaaaatcaataacagagtcgaagctctgataccatttgaaggtagagaaaaataagaaa containing:
- the LOC127079290 gene encoding eukaryotic translation initiation factor 4 gamma-like translates to MKRQREPSKKSKKAKKAKLGETSMSRPPVPLIESPKANTPPPEQPTPSPSEQPQYPPPEQPTTPPSETPFTPPSEHLIFPTSQPPTDTIQTPLESPSPNSEPENTFPTLEESISLFDESLMEKIRSLSENSGISDDPSAARLVREAEENARREAEEKACLEEEQQVREVVEKAAAEAKAKAKADAEEVARIAAEEAAKSSTDALAQGEQSNSSFAPLVLKTLEELQKEKQIVRAILDH